GCCGAGGACGTACGCGCGATCGTGGCGCGGCCGATCCTCGTGGACAACCGGACGATCGACATCACCGTCAGCATCGGCATCGCCTCGACCGACGACGCGCCCGCGTCCGCGGACCAGCTGCTGCGCAACGCCGACATCGCGATGTACGTGGCCAAGCGGGAGGGTCGCGACCGGATCGTCGTCTACCACGACGCGATGGGCATCGAGCGGGTGAGGTCGCTCGAGCTCGCGGACCGGCTCCGGCGCGCGATCGAGGAGCGCCGGCTGCGAGTCGTCTACCAGCCGATCGTCGCCGCCGACGACGAGCGGATCCTCGCGGTCGAGGCGCTGGCCCGGTGGACCGAGGACGGTGAGGTCGTCTCGCCGGAGGAGTTCATCCCGCTCGCGGAGGAGGCCAACCTCATCGAGGCGATCGGGCGGTTCGTCCTCGAGCAGGTCTGCGACGACCGCGAGCAGCTCGACCAGGCGCTCGAGCCCGAGACCGCCATCGCGGTCAACCTGTCCGCCCGGCAGCTCGGGTCGCGCCAGTTCGTTTCGAGCGTGCTGCGTGCCGTGGAGGTCCTCGCGCCGCACCCGCTGACGCTGGAGATCACGGAGACGGAGTCGATCAGCGAGGACGTCATCGAGTCGCGGGTGATGGAGGACCTGGTCGCCCGGGGTGCCGTGCTGGCCGTCGACGACTTCGGTGTCGGCTTCTCGTCCCTCGAGCGCCTGATGAGGCTCCCGGTCCAGGTGCTGAAGCTCGACCGGATCTTCTCGCGCGACATCGACACGGACGAGAGCCGTGGCGCGTTCCTCGACTCGATGCTCGAGATGGCATCTGCGGTCAACCTCCGCGTCGTCGTCGAGGGCATCGAACGCCTGGCGCAGGTCGACGCGGTCCTGGCCGACCGGGGTTCGGACAGCCGCCGGTCGATCTCCTTCCAGGGCTACTACTTCGGCGGACCCATGAGCCCGGCGACCTTGGTGCGGTGGGCTGCCCAGCGTGAGCGCACGTCGTCGCTGCGCCGGTCCTGACCGATGCCCGTCCCGTACCCCGATTTCACCCGCTTTGGCATCCTGGTCCTCGTGGAGATGAGTCGGGCATGACATGGCTGCGCGGGTTGGCGTCCTGGGTGCGGGCGACGGGGGTCGAGCTGATCGGCTGGCTGCTCGTGGTCACCGGGGTGGCCGCGCTGGTGCTGCCCGGTCCTGGCCTCCTCATGATGGTCGCCGGGCTCGCGGTGCTCTCGAACCGCTACGAGTGGGCCGAGCGCAGGGTGGAGCCGATCAAGGAGAAGGCGTTCGAGGCGGCACGTTTCGGCGTCGAGACGTGGCCCCGCATCGCGCTGAGCGTCCTCGGCGCGTGCATCGTGATGGCGTTCGGCGTCATCTGGTGGGTCGGGCCGACCGTCCCCGAGGTCGGACCCTTCGGCGACGAGCTGCCGTTCAGCGGCTGGGCCACGGGGCTGAGCATGATGCTGTCGTCGCTGATCGCGCTCTCGCTGGTCGCCTACAGCGTGGCACGGTTCCGCTACGGCGTGGAGGACGACGCCTCGTCCCTCGACGACCAGCCGGACGAACGCTCGTTGCGCGACCTCCCGCTCGACGACGAGGAGTCCGAGGTCTGACCTCGGTGCTCGGCTACTGCCAGAGCACGGCGATCAGGACGTTGACGACGGCGAGCCCGCCGATCGTGTGCGCCATCCAGACCGGGGTGCGGTCGCCCTTGCGCTCGGCCATGAACGCGAGGACCGTCACGACGAGCGCGATGACCAGCTTGATGCCGATCTTGACGTGGTTGACGTCGAGGTCGTCCATCTCGCGGACCCCGACGAGCAGGAGGCCCGTCAGCAGAGCGGACGCCGCGGCGTGAGAGACGCCCTTCGCGATCGGGACCGGGGTGCGCAGCCGAGACGCCCACGCGCCGACGACGAAGGCCCACGAGAGCAGGTGGAGGGCCAGCAGGACCAGACGGAGCGTTTCCATGCGCCGAAGGATACTGGAGGGCATGGACGACCCGATCCGCGCGGCGATGGCTGCCGTGGCCCGCGAGGACTTCCTGCCCGAGGGGCAGCGGAAGCACGCGTCGACCGACGCTCCGCTGGCGATCGGATGGGGCCAGACGAACTCGCAGCCGCACACGGTCGAGGCGATGCTGCGCCTCCTCGACCTGGGCCCCGGGATGCGGGTCCTCGACGTCGGCGCGGGCTCCGGATGGACGACCGCGCTGCTCGCGCACCTGGTCGGCGAGGACGGGTCGGTGATCGGCGTCGAGATCGTGCCCGAGCTTCGTGACCTCGCGTCGGCTGCCCTCTCGGGCTACGACCCCGAGCACGTCCGCGTCGAGCTCGCTGAGCGGGGGGTCCTCGGCTGGCCTGCCGAGGCGCCGTACGACCGGGTGCTGGTCTCCGCCGCGGCGAGGTCCCTGCCGACTCCGCTCGTGGACCAGCTCGGCGACGGGGGACTCCTCGTCGTGCCGGTCCGCGGTCGGATGACGCGGGTCGTGCGCTCCGCCGACGGGGGGACCACCGTCACCGAGCACGGTGCCTACCGGTTCGTGCCGCTGCTCGACTGGTGAGCCCGCCCGCTACTCTTTCTCCGTGCGCCCTCGTAGCTCAGGGGATAGAGCACCGCTCTCCTAAAGCGGGTGTCGCAGGTTCGAATCCTGCCGGGGGCACTGTCAGGCAGCGGCGTACGCGTGGAGCTCCTCCGGGACGACCGCATCCGCGGTGGTCGCGTCGCCGTGTCGCCCGAGCAGGGTGAGCGCGATCCCGGCCGCCGCCCATACGCCGAGCACGACCAGCTGCTTGGTGAGGTCGGCCTCGGGGAAGTAGGAGAGGCTCCGCAGCAGGTTCACGGCCGCTCCCGGCACGAAGAGCTGGCCGATCTCGCCCCAGGCGCCGGGAAGGAACTCGGGCGGCTGGGCGGCCGACGCGATCGGGTTGGCGACCAGGAGCGTCAGCAGGGCGCCGACGCCGATCCCGGCGCGACCGATGACGCTGGAGAGGCCGACGATCAAGGAGCTGGTGGCGAGGAACGCCAGGCCGACCGCTGCGGCGTTCTGCACCGCGTCGCCCTGAAGGATGCCGAACCAGCCCTGGACGACTGCCGTCGTGCCCGCGCCTGCGAGGACCGCGTACAGGCCGAGTGCGGCAACCCGTCGACCCCGCCCGGTCACGAGGAGCGAGATCACGACTCCGCCCGCGATGCCGCCGATGACGAGCGGGAAGGCGGCCGCGGTCATGCCGATCCCCTGGGCGTCGTCGGTCGACAGGCTCGCCACGTCGGTGACGGTGACGGTCGGCGAGGAGGGAGCGGGGGCACCCGACCGTGCCGCGAGCGCGGTGCCGAGCTCGCCGGCGAGGCGTGTCATCGCCTGGTGCGTGGCGGCACCGGCGGCCGAGGCCGTGAGCACCTCGGGCTCGTCGCCCAGCACGATGGCGCCGTACGCGTCGCGCTGCTCGACCGCGGCGACCGCGGCATCCCGGTCGGCGACGCCGGTCAGGTCGAAGCGTCCCGGAGCCGCCTCGTCGAGGGTCTTCTCGACCGCGTCGACCGCCGCTGGGGGACCGGCGACTGCGACAGGAAGGTCGTGCGGCGTGGTCGTCGCCGCCGGCCACACGAAGGCGGCGACGACCAGGGTGACGACGAATGCCGCCAGCGTCGCGGCGACGGCAGCGCGGCCCCAGGCCCTGGCGGAGGCAGATCCGGTGGTG
Above is a genomic segment from Mumia sp. Pv4-285 containing:
- a CDS encoding PGPGW domain-containing protein; this encodes MTWLRGLASWVRATGVELIGWLLVVTGVAALVLPGPGLLMMVAGLAVLSNRYEWAERRVEPIKEKAFEAARFGVETWPRIALSVLGACIVMAFGVIWWVGPTVPEVGPFGDELPFSGWATGLSMMLSSLIALSLVAYSVARFRYGVEDDASSLDDQPDERSLRDLPLDDEESEV
- the pcm gene encoding protein-L-isoaspartate O-methyltransferase; translated protein: MDDPIRAAMAAVAREDFLPEGQRKHASTDAPLAIGWGQTNSQPHTVEAMLRLLDLGPGMRVLDVGAGSGWTTALLAHLVGEDGSVIGVEIVPELRDLASAALSGYDPEHVRVELAERGVLGWPAEAPYDRVLVSAAARSLPTPLVDQLGDGGLLVVPVRGRMTRVVRSADGGTTVTEHGAYRFVPLLDW